The following is a genomic window from Alkaliphilus sp. B6464.
CAAATCCTGAATCACAAAATATAGGTATTGAAACAATAAATCCAGTTATGGCTAAAGCCCATTCTTCTTTATCTTTTCCTAAGGCCTTAATAAAGGTTCTTGCCATCCTTTCTGCGGCTCCAGATGCTTCAAACAGCTCGCCCATCATTACTCCAAATCCTATAATAATTCCTATACTGCCTAAAGTTCCTCCAAATCCATCGGAAATAGAGCCTATAACACTTTCAGCCGGCATTCCTCCAATTAGTCCAGTAGTTGCCGCAGCAATAATTAAAGCTGGAAAGGCATGGATCTTTGTTTTCATAATCATAACAATTAATAAGAAAATACCAATTACTAAACCAAATATCATTTGGTTACCTGATACCGCCACATCCATTACATATCCTCCTTACTTTTTATATCTATATACTAGTGATGGGCCCATATATTTAAATTATCACTAGTATATTTTTTTTTTATAAATACAAGACTAACGATTAAAATTAGGTGCATACTTAGCTGCTAGTAAAATAGCCTCTTCCATACTTACAGAACTAGCTTCTCCTGTACCAGCAATGTTAAAAGCAGTACCATGGTCTACAGAGGTTCTTAAAAATGGCATATTGTTAGTAATGGAAATTGTTCGTTCAAAATCTACCATCTTAGTTGCAATATGGCCTTGATCATGGAATAGAGATAAAATAGCATCATAACTTCCCTTTAATCCAAAATGGAATACTGAATCTGCCGGTACAGGGCCAACTACATCTATTCCTTCTTGGCGGGCTATTTCAATAGCAGGCACAATTTCTCTCACCTCTTCATCACCAAACAGTCCATTTTCACCACTATGTGGATTTAAACCTGCCACAGCTAGTTTAGGATCTTCAATACCTAATCTTGCCAGTGCCTTTACAGATCTTTTTATATAATCAAGTACTCTATCTCTAGTTACCATATCACAAGCTTGTTTTAAAGATACGTGTCTTGAAAGAAAAAACACCCTTAAATTAAAAACTTGGAACATAGTTAAAGGATCTTCTGTATTTGTTAAATCTGCTAAAATCTCTGTATGTCCAATGTAATTAATATTACCAGCCTTTAAGGCCTCTTTATTGATAGGAGTTGTAGCAATAGCATCTACCTTGTTTTCAAGGGCTAGTTCGACAGATTTTTTAATATAATCAAAAGCAGCCTGTCCAGCCATGCCCTGAACCTTACCCATTTGTAAATTATCAATATCTACATTTTTTAGATCTATTAGGTTAAGTACACCTGAAACATAGTTTCCTTCCCTAACATCCTCTATTATGTTGATATCTAAATGTGTGTTTGTAAACCGCATTGCTTGTCTTAGGGTTTTTTCATCCCCTACAACTACAGTCTTAGAAACCTTATTAACTTCTTCATTTACCAAAGCCTTAACTACAATTTCAGGACCTATTCCTGCTGGGTCACCCATGGGCACACATATATATGGTCTTATCATTCTAAACGTCTCCTCTCTTTTTAACTTCTAATATACATTACTTACTAATATTTAAATGATATTCATTAGAAATCTTTGTTAATAAATACTCTACACTTTTAACAAGGGCTGTAGAATCTCCAATAAGTCCACCCTTTGTAATAATAGGTGTATTATCATACTCTCCATCGATTATTCTTCCATAGGCCGCAAGTGGAAGTACTTCATCCTTCACCTCTATACCTGAAGATTTAAACTCTTTACACACTGCAACAGTTACATCTCCTCCACTCGTATATAATCCTCCTATTGCAGCATCTTTTCTTTCCATAACCTTTTTAGCAATTTTAGCCAATCCATTAGAAATTCTTTGAGAAGCCTCATCCTCTGTAATTCCTAAATTAGTAGCATGTTCACTTAAATTTAGCACTTCATCTTCCCTTTGAGTAGTTACTACACCAACAATTTCATAGTTCTTAATATCATTAAATAGTTTTTCCACAACCCTATCAATTTCACTATTATAGGTGTCCTCATAAATTAGATCTTTAGCATTTACTGAAATTAATAATGGGTTGTACTTTAATCTAAGTTCATCTAATTGTTTTCTAGTAGTATTTGTTACACTCCCTACAACTAACATTACTTTTCTTCCTGGCACTTTTATTGGCTCACCAATTAATTCTTTTGCTAAAGCCGCAGTAAATGGGCCTGGGTCTACTGCTATTACATTTAACTTAGTAAGCTCAACAGCCTTTGCAATTTGAGATATATCTTCATTCGTTGTAGCATCAATTACTATAATTCTATTACCTTTGTCCTTTTCATCTAAAATAGATTCTCCTATGGAGCGAGCTCCCTTAAGGGTTTTGTCCAGTGGTATAAACCCTACTGAATATTTTGTCTGCTCTTTTATAATGCTTGGAACATAGGAATGATTAACAGGAGTCTTTGGATCCTTAGCTACGTCTGTTTTTTCTAAAGGTACGGAACTTACCATTAAATATCCTCCTACAGTTATCCTTGCTGAAGCAGGAAACGCAGGTACAACTATAGCTAGTTCTTGTCCTTTTAATTCATCCAATACTGCATCAATTTCTGCTCCTATATTTCCACGTAGGGTACTATCTATTCTTTTAGAAAATAACCCTACTTCTTTATCTTTAAAAAACTTAACTATATTATTTACACTAGAGTAGGCTTCTTCCTTTGAAATTCCCCTACTATCTGTAGTGGTAGATATAACATCGAAGTTGTCCTTAGCCTCTTTATAATGATTATCCAGATTTAAAAAGGTGGCCGTCTTAAATCCTTGTCTAGCTAAAAGCACTCCTGTAGCATTTGCCCCAGTTAGGTCATCGGCTATAATTACTACCTGTAACATTTAATCCCTCCTAATGCCATTATTCTTTCCCTAATATTTTTAAAAATATTAAAAACCTTTTTGGTACATTTTTCTAAACTAGCTTTACTTCCACATCTAGGTTCTCAAACTCTTGTCGTATTTCATCATCTATACCAGTATCGGTAATTATTAAATCTAGCCTATTTAACGAACATATTTTAGCAAAGCTAACCTTTCGAAACTTTAAACTATCTGCTACTAATATCGCCCTTTCAGCACATTTAATTATTTCTTTTTTCCACTGGGCCTTCTCCATAGTTGGAGTTGTAATTCCCCTTTGTATATCTATAGCACTGGCCCCTACAAAGGCAATATCAGCATTAATATTTTGTAAAAACTCAATTGCAGTATTTCCTAAGCAAGCTCCCGTATCCCTTTGTATAGTTCCACCTGTACAATATACTTCTATCCCATCATATTTTGAAATAAATGCTCCAATCATAAGATCATTTGTAATAATCTTTAAATTTTTAATGTCTACTATACCTTTGGCAATTTCCATATTTGTAGTTCCAGCATCTAAAATAACTATGTCTCCTTCTTTCACTAAGGAGCTAGCATACATACCAATCCTTTGTTTTTCCTCTATATTTTGTTCTGCCTTCTTTGTATAAGGGATCTCTTTTGTTAACAGATTGTGTAAAACGGCACCTCCATGAGTTCGTGTAATTAGTTTATGTTCCTCTAAATACTGAAGATCTCTTCTTATAGTCATTTCAGAGACCTCTAATATCCTTGCTAGATCGTCTATAACGACTTTCCCATCTCTATTTAACAACTCTATTATATGGTTTCTTCTCTCTGCTTGAAGCATATTATCCTCCTATTTGTTATATTGTAACAAATTTCATGTTATAATTAGTTGTTTTATGTTTTATTATGTTAATTATATGTTTTATTTTTTATTTTATCAATATATTTTTAAACTTTGCTAAAATAAAAAGTCCTTTAAAGAGGATCCTCTTCAAAAGACTTTTTATCTACAATTTAAGTAAATTATAAATTAGTATGGGTGAACTTACCATAGATATTAAAAAAATACCTATCTCTTTTGTATGGTATATAATCTAAATCTTTATAGAACCAATTCCTATTATTTAAATATACTATAGTATACTATATTCCTATAGTATACTATAGCGCTTTAAAGGAGGAGATTAGTTATGTACTATCAGCAACGCACATGCCCTATTGGAACGATGCCATATACTATTAGAGCTGGAGATACATTTTTTGCACTGTCTAGAAGATTTAACGTATCACTTGATGCCATAATAGCAGCTAACCCTGGTGTTGATCCAGATAGATTGTTTATTGGTCAAATAGTTTGTATACCAGGAACCACTCCACCACCTATAAGTCCATGTCCTACCTTAAGACTTGGCAGTATAGGTCCTTTTGTTACTCAGCTTCAACAGCTTTTAAGAAATGCTGGTTATGATCCAGGACCTATTGATGGTATTTTTGGATCTAGAACCCGAGCAGCAGTTATGGCTTTCCAAAGAGATATGCATATTCCTATAGATGGAGTAGTGGGTAGACAAACTTGGACTGCACTTGGTGTAAATTGTGGTGTTATACCTCCACCAACTACTTGCCCTATTGGAACGACCCCTTATATTATAAGAGCGGGAGACACATTCTTTAGTCTTGCTAGAATGTTTAATACAACAGTAGACGCAATAATAAGAGCTAACCCAAATGTAAACCCAGATGCTCTAAGAATTGGCCAAATAATTTGTATACCAAGAGCTTAAATACAATGGTCTAGAAAATATACCCTATTTTGTATTATCTAGATACAAAGGAAACTTCACTCCTCATAAGATCAAATTCTTTTATTCTAGGAAATCTAAAGTTCTTATTTGCTCTTTCAGAAGATAAGGTTTCAGAGTTGATAACTATCGGATGAAACAAAAGCTATAGGGATTAAAATTACTTTTAAAATCCACTATAGCTTTTAAATTTGTATATGTATGATTAAAAAGTTCTTAACTTACAGATAATAAACTAAATATTAATAGGACAAAAAAAAATTTCTACAAGCAACATGTCCCAATGGAGGAGAATAAATTGAGAATTGCTGATAAGTCTATAGATAGGTTTCTACATGATATTGCTACTAAACCCCGCACTCCTGCTGGAGGAAGCATAGCTGCCTTATGTGCTGCTTCTGCAGCTGCTCTTACTGAGATGGTGGCTAGACACACAATCAATAATAAGGATAAATCCGTAGACATTCTAGATTATATGGATGAAGTGATACAAATATGTTCCGCCTATAGAGAACAATTTTTAGAGGATATGGATAGGGATACACAAGCCTATAAGAATGTCATAAATGCTATAAACAGTACAGAAGAGAATAGAGAGGAATGCTATAAAACCTCAATAAATATACCTTTAGAAATAACTCATAGAGTGTTAAATATGGTTGGTATTATTAATAAAATCATTAAAGAAGGTAATGATTATTTAGTAACTGATGGAGCAGCGGCTTTACTTATTGCAAAAGCTACTATTACTTCTTTAATATATCATATAAAATGCAATTTAATTTTTATACAAGACAAAGATTTTTTTAACAAGATAACCACTGAGCTGGAATTGATAGAAGAACAAATAAAAATATATAGCAAAAATACCCCTTAGATGCAGGATCACTCCCTTATCTAACGAGGTATATCTCTTTAACAAGTTAATCTTAGCCACTTCTCCAGTTGGTATAGCTCCTTATTCATTATCAACTATATTAGTAATTTTATTTGTATTTCGAGATAACTGCTTATACAGCTCTTGTGCCAAACCTATACCTTGCCCTTTAGACATGCTTTGTGCCATCTGCTCGTCTTGCATATCTTCAAATATTTCTCTAGCATAGCTCTTTTCTGTTAAGCCATCTGTATTCATTCCACTTCTTGCTTGTTTTAGTATCATATTTATAAAAATACTCTCAAATTCTCTACAAACCTCCATAAGTTTTTGAGGATCATCTGTCTGTCTTATGTTAGCTGTTTTGTCTATTTGACTTAATGGGTTTATTGGATTCATATTAATCATCTGCTCACCTACATTTTTTAATTTATAGTTTATACTAATTTAATATTATCATAATTTCGTCTATCATATCAATTAATATTCACTATAATCCTATTTAATTTATGCTTCACTTGGAAGAAACAATCTAAAGCTGCTTCCTTTACCAACTCGCTTTTTACATTTATACTGCCATCAGATATATTCCTGCATATTAGCTTAATTAATCCATTTGAATTAGTGTATTCAATAGCATTATCAATTAAGTTTAACAGTATTTGCTTCATCTAGTCTTGATCGCCAATTATATTATTTAAATTATCGTCTACTGTAGCTTTTAACTCCATATTTTTATTCTGAACTGTAGGAAAAAGTAAATTTTAAACTTCGTCTAATTAGTTATCTTTTAACTATTTTTCCTACAAACCAATAGAAGCCTATACCTGCAGCTGATCCAGCACTATCAATAAAAACATCTCTTATCTGCGGCCCTCTGCCAGGAACAAAGGCCTGATGTATTTCATCACTGATAGC
Proteins encoded in this region:
- a CDS encoding ATP-binding protein, which translates into the protein MKQILLNLIDNAIEYTNSNGLIKLICRNISDGSINVKSELVKEAALDCFFQVKHKLNRIIVNIN
- a CDS encoding four-carbon acid sugar kinase family protein is translated as MLQVVIIADDLTGANATGVLLARQGFKTATFLNLDNHYKEAKDNFDVISTTTDSRGISKEEAYSSVNNIVKFFKDKEVGLFSKRIDSTLRGNIGAEIDAVLDELKGQELAIVVPAFPASARITVGGYLMVSSVPLEKTDVAKDPKTPVNHSYVPSIIKEQTKYSVGFIPLDKTLKGARSIGESILDEKDKGNRIIVIDATTNEDISQIAKAVELTKLNVIAVDPGPFTAALAKELIGEPIKVPGRKVMLVVGSVTNTTRKQLDELRLKYNPLLISVNAKDLIYEDTYNSEIDRVVEKLFNDIKNYEIVGVVTTQREDEVLNLSEHATNLGITEDEASQRISNGLAKIAKKVMERKDAAIGGLYTSGGDVTVAVCKEFKSSGIEVKDEVLPLAAYGRIIDGEYDNTPIITKGGLIGDSTALVKSVEYLLTKISNEYHLNISK
- a CDS encoding rod-binding protein codes for the protein MINMNPINPLSQIDKTANIRQTDDPQKLMEVCREFESIFINMILKQARSGMNTDGLTEKSYAREIFEDMQDEQMAQSMSKGQGIGLAQELYKQLSRNTNKITNIVDNE
- a CDS encoding LysM peptidoglycan-binding domain-containing protein, coding for MYYQQRTCPIGTMPYTIRAGDTFFALSRRFNVSLDAIIAANPGVDPDRLFIGQIVCIPGTTPPPISPCPTLRLGSIGPFVTQLQQLLRNAGYDPGPIDGIFGSRTRAAVMAFQRDMHIPIDGVVGRQTWTALGVNCGVIPPPTTCPIGTTPYIIRAGDTFFSLARMFNTTVDAIIRANPNVNPDALRIGQIICIPRA
- the pdxA gene encoding 4-hydroxythreonine-4-phosphate dehydrogenase PdxA produces the protein MIRPYICVPMGDPAGIGPEIVVKALVNEEVNKVSKTVVVGDEKTLRQAMRFTNTHLDINIIEDVREGNYVSGVLNLIDLKNVDIDNLQMGKVQGMAGQAAFDYIKKSVELALENKVDAIATTPINKEALKAGNINYIGHTEILADLTNTEDPLTMFQVFNLRVFFLSRHVSLKQACDMVTRDRVLDYIKRSVKALARLGIEDPKLAVAGLNPHSGENGLFGDEEVREIVPAIEIARQEGIDVVGPVPADSVFHFGLKGSYDAILSLFHDQGHIATKMVDFERTISITNNMPFLRTSVDHGTAFNIAGTGEASSVSMEEAILLAAKYAPNFNR
- a CDS encoding cyclodeaminase/cyclohydrolase family protein, producing the protein MRIADKSIDRFLHDIATKPRTPAGGSIAALCAASAAALTEMVARHTINNKDKSVDILDYMDEVIQICSAYREQFLEDMDRDTQAYKNVINAINSTEENREECYKTSINIPLEITHRVLNMVGIINKIIKEGNDYLVTDGAAALLIAKATITSLIYHIKCNLIFIQDKDFFNKITTELELIEEQIKIYSKNTP
- a CDS encoding DeoR/GlpR family DNA-binding transcription regulator, which produces MLQAERRNHIIELLNRDGKVVIDDLARILEVSEMTIRRDLQYLEEHKLITRTHGGAVLHNLLTKEIPYTKKAEQNIEEKQRIGMYASSLVKEGDIVILDAGTTNMEIAKGIVDIKNLKIITNDLMIGAFISKYDGIEVYCTGGTIQRDTGACLGNTAIEFLQNINADIAFVGASAIDIQRGITTPTMEKAQWKKEIIKCAERAILVADSLKFRKVSFAKICSLNRLDLIITDTGIDDEIRQEFENLDVEVKLV